One part of the Streptococcus sp. oral taxon 431 genome encodes these proteins:
- a CDS encoding DUF4300 family protein: MKFKRLATIGLCSTLLLTLVACSQTQKTSDSTAETSVTQSQSNQVSWKASYTNMNSQPSAEEVRKALAAHLDKDSVDAFFNLVNDYNATVGSVGLTGDFSTFTKTDYDVEKISNLWAPKKGDFVGTNCRINSYCLLKNSIEIPKLEKDDSLLFVDNDAIDKGKVFGAEDKDAFDILFSRVKTEATTDVKVHAAKMEQFLSQFKFNENARMLSVVVHDDLDGQFLFIGHVGILVPSEDGYLFVEKLTFEEPYQAIKFATKEDCYKYLDTKYENYTGEGLVKPFIMDNDKWVQF, encoded by the coding sequence ATGAAATTTAAAAGATTAGCGACTATTGGTCTTTGCTCAACACTTCTTTTGACCTTAGTAGCTTGTAGTCAAACTCAAAAGACTTCTGATAGTACTGCTGAAACTTCAGTGACTCAATCACAGTCGAATCAGGTTTCTTGGAAGGCTAGCTATACCAATATGAACAGTCAACCAAGTGCAGAAGAAGTTCGGAAAGCCTTGGCTGCACATTTGGATAAAGACAGTGTCGATGCATTTTTCAACCTTGTAAATGATTATAACGCGACTGTTGGTTCAGTAGGCTTAACTGGAGATTTTTCTACATTTACCAAAACAGACTATGATGTTGAAAAGATAAGCAATCTTTGGGCACCGAAGAAAGGTGATTTTGTCGGCACTAACTGTCGTATTAACAGTTATTGTTTATTGAAAAATTCTATCGAAATCCCTAAGTTAGAGAAAGACGATTCCCTCTTGTTTGTCGATAATGATGCCATTGATAAGGGCAAAGTCTTTGGTGCAGAAGACAAGGATGCTTTTGATATTTTATTCTCAAGAGTCAAGACCGAAGCAACGACAGATGTTAAGGTGCATGCTGCTAAGATGGAACAGTTCCTTTCTCAATTCAAGTTTAATGAAAATGCAAGAATGCTCTCCGTAGTCGTCCATGATGACTTGGATGGTCAATTCCTCTTTATCGGACATGTCGGCATACTTGTACCAAGCGAGGACGGTTATCTCTTTGTCGAAAAGTTAACTTTTGAGGAGCCTTATCAAGCTATCAAATTTGCAACCAAGGAAGATTGCTACAAATATCTAGATACAAAATACGAAAACTATACAGGTGAAGGTCTAGTGAAGCCCTTTATTATGGATAATGATAAGTGGGTTCAATTTTAG
- a CDS encoding diacylglycerol/lipid kinase family protein, whose product MQKIMLIINPTSGGEKALDYKEKLESKAKKYFEQVDTRITQKAQDATNFATEASRENYDAVLVFGGDGTVNEVISGIAERDYVPKLAIIPGGTGNLITKLLEINQDIDGAIDELDFNSTNKIDIGKSNGNYFGYIFSIGSLPEAIHNVGIEDKTKFGMLAYAINTMKSVVTDQAFNITVETEKGNYIGPASHVLVLLTNYFADKKIFDEDKDGYANILILKDASILTKLSVIPDLLKGDVVENDHIEYIKARHIKISSGSELETDVDGDKSDDLPVEVKVLGKHIEVYSQPKA is encoded by the coding sequence ATGCAAAAAATAATGTTGATTATCAATCCAACCTCTGGTGGAGAAAAGGCTTTAGATTATAAGGAAAAGTTAGAAAGTAAGGCAAAAAAATACTTCGAGCAAGTCGATACCAGAATTACACAAAAAGCGCAAGACGCCACCAACTTCGCCACAGAAGCTTCTCGGGAGAATTATGATGCAGTCCTTGTTTTTGGTGGAGATGGGACTGTCAATGAAGTAATCTCAGGTATCGCTGAAAGAGACTATGTTCCAAAACTAGCAATTATACCTGGAGGAACTGGAAATCTCATTACAAAGTTGTTAGAAATCAATCAAGATATTGACGGGGCTATTGACGAACTCGATTTTAATTCTACGAATAAGATTGATATCGGAAAATCAAATGGAAATTATTTTGGTTATATCTTTAGTATTGGTTCACTACCAGAAGCCATTCATAACGTTGGAATTGAAGATAAAACAAAGTTTGGTATGCTAGCCTATGCGATTAATACCATGAAGTCTGTCGTGACAGATCAAGCATTTAATATTACTGTTGAGACTGAAAAAGGAAATTACATCGGCCCAGCCAGCCATGTTTTAGTTCTTCTTACCAATTATTTCGCTGACAAAAAAATCTTTGATGAAGACAAGGATGGTTATGCTAATATTTTGATTTTAAAAGATGCATCTATTCTTACCAAATTGTCAGTTATCCCTGATTTATTAAAAGGTGATGTTGTAGAAAATGATCACATCGAGTACATAAAAGCTCGTCATATAAAAATTTCTTCTGGTTCCGAATTAGAAACGGATGTTGATGGTGACAAATCTGATGACCTACCAGTAGAAGTCAAGGTGCTAGGTAAGCATATCGAGGTCTATTCTCAACCGAAAGCATAA
- a CDS encoding class I SAM-dependent methyltransferase has translation MTSKKSDLEHYRNMLKQPWGKIQYEITFAQLAHLEGKKILDFGSGFGLVSEFLSRKNQVISVEPNEEMLYANSSTSYEKLWGSIDQLARFTDKSFDLVLCHNVLEYIDPNDRKDYLLEFKRILKDDGLISIIKHNHVGKVLQSVVFANDINQAFSLLNGENFESPSFASGSTYTIEELLALSGLKLENYLGIRTFYSLQPNEFKSKENWLEEMTKIELAVCDLKPYKDISFLQHLWLKK, from the coding sequence ATGACAAGCAAAAAATCTGATCTTGAACATTATAGAAATATGTTAAAACAACCTTGGGGAAAGATACAATATGAAATAACCTTTGCCCAACTTGCTCATCTGGAAGGTAAGAAAATTCTAGATTTTGGATCTGGATTTGGTTTGGTCAGTGAATTTCTTTCTCGCAAGAATCAAGTTATTTCTGTTGAACCTAATGAGGAAATGCTCTATGCCAACTCTTCCACATCCTATGAAAAATTGTGGGGAAGTATTGACCAACTCGCTCGTTTTACGGATAAATCCTTTGATCTTGTCCTTTGCCATAATGTTTTAGAATATATAGATCCTAATGACCGAAAAGACTATCTTCTGGAGTTCAAAAGAATTTTAAAAGATGATGGCTTGATTTCAATTATCAAGCATAATCACGTTGGAAAAGTTCTACAAAGTGTTGTTTTTGCTAATGACATCAACCAAGCATTTAGCTTACTCAATGGTGAAAATTTTGAGAGTCCATCTTTTGCAAGTGGTTCTACTTATACGATAGAGGAATTATTAGCTTTGTCTGGTCTTAAATTAGAAAACTATTTGGGGATTCGAACATTTTACAGTCTACAACCAAATGAATTTAAGAGCAAAGAAAACTGGTTAGAAGAAATGACAAAGATTGAACTTGCAGTATGTGATTTAAAACCCTATAAAGATATTAGTTTTTTACAACATTTGTGGCTAAAAAAATAA
- a CDS encoding alpha/beta hydrolase, translated as MNILDLNSNQKDTILLIHPMLSSAQGMKSLIADQMGQEFRYIIPDLSAHGQSASLIYESALKESQMIYDYLKDHHIKDLCLAFGASLGGVVLLQLLNYKDIRFGKLVFEGVSLWTNAPLFDVFTRYLLLIKHRKALRNRDLAVRKMVALYGEKGEMMADSFIAMDEESIRHISHDCAFVALPNLTPEEQKSCVFFYGSKEFDLIVAKKVVPKKYPHATFHIWQGYDHCRKITENSAVYCKLLKEMILKKNISFNEVRHDKQKI; from the coding sequence ATGAACATTCTTGATCTTAATTCTAATCAGAAAGATACGATATTGTTAATCCACCCGATGTTATCATCGGCTCAAGGGATGAAGTCCCTGATTGCAGACCAGATGGGGCAAGAGTTTAGATATATCATTCCGGATTTGTCGGCGCATGGGCAATCAGCTTCGCTAATCTACGAATCGGCTCTTAAGGAAAGCCAAATGATCTATGATTATCTAAAGGATCATCATATAAAAGACTTGTGTTTAGCTTTTGGTGCATCCTTGGGTGGAGTTGTGTTACTGCAATTATTGAATTACAAGGATATCAGGTTTGGGAAACTTGTTTTTGAAGGGGTTAGTTTATGGACAAATGCGCCCTTGTTTGATGTCTTTACTAGGTATTTATTGTTAATAAAGCACAGAAAAGCTCTGCGAAATAGAGATCTTGCTGTTCGTAAGATGGTTGCACTTTATGGAGAAAAAGGAGAGATGATGGCGGATTCTTTCATTGCTATGGATGAAGAAAGTATCAGACATATTTCCCATGATTGTGCATTTGTAGCTTTACCTAATCTTACGCCAGAGGAACAAAAGAGTTGTGTTTTCTTTTATGGTTCAAAAGAATTCGACTTGATAGTTGCAAAAAAAGTTGTCCCCAAAAAGTATCCTCATGCTACATTTCACATTTGGCAAGGATATGACCACTGTCGCAAGATCACTGAAAATTCGGCAGTTTACTGTAAATTATTAAAAGAAATGATTTTAAAGAAAAATATCAGTTTTAATGAGGTAAGACATGACAAGCAAAAAATCTGA
- a CDS encoding DUF6892 domain-containing protein: protein MKEEGVLKPAFDIFDFAEEFSELDIDTESMEIIQPALDHFEKLQIPKEYAQHVQEIYMDGGNEIYLNLIPQWDGEDDSFDLNEVSLKELQQFSNLKQATIISSNFEHVKKTFDKQGVQVKVL from the coding sequence ATTAAAGAGGAAGGAGTTCTAAAGCCTGCTTTTGATATTTTTGACTTTGCGGAAGAGTTTAGCGAGTTGGATATTGATACTGAAAGTATGGAGATCATTCAACCTGCTTTAGACCATTTTGAAAAGCTCCAAATCCCTAAGGAGTACGCCCAACATGTCCAAGAAATCTATATGGATGGAGGAAATGAAATTTATCTGAATTTGATACCTCAGTGGGACGGTGAAGATGATAGTTTCGATCTAAATGAAGTTAGTCTTAAAGAACTGCAACAGTTTTCAAATCTGAAGCAAGCGACTATCATAAGCAGTAATTTTGAACATGTCAAAAAAACCTTCGACAAGCAAGGGGTTCAAGTGAAGGTATTATAA
- a CDS encoding CPBP family intramembrane glutamic endopeptidase produces the protein MPDFAKIDKKSVYTTIIGLFLMAVLSLTKIIPELSLSGLTVLIGILFFFVLEHFDKKSHIESSLRFKSFFDDLKKQGVFLLVLLPVGTAAATLLIGDMIFKGAFASHILGRTDGMLSFDKIPLLMVQIVIAALGEEIAWRGFFLGKSMRIIPFWLCAILSSLLFAIAHISSGSVGLVSYDIFMIFVDSIIYAMIYKKSGNCLISTLSHILGNATGILLLMMYS, from the coding sequence ATGCCTGATTTTGCTAAAATAGATAAAAAGTCTGTATATACTACGATCATTGGTTTGTTTCTAATGGCAGTATTGTCTTTGACAAAGATAATACCTGAACTTTCTTTGTCAGGTCTCACTGTACTGATTGGTATTCTCTTTTTCTTTGTTCTTGAACATTTTGATAAGAAATCACATATAGAATCAAGTTTGCGCTTTAAATCATTTTTCGATGATCTGAAAAAACAAGGGGTATTTCTTTTGGTCTTGCTTCCTGTAGGAACCGCTGCAGCAACTTTGCTTATCGGCGATATGATATTTAAGGGCGCTTTTGCTAGTCATATTTTGGGAAGAACGGATGGTATGTTATCCTTCGATAAAATACCGCTCCTTATGGTTCAAATAGTAATCGCAGCCTTGGGGGAAGAAATTGCATGGAGAGGTTTCTTTCTTGGTAAGTCAATGAGAATTATACCATTTTGGCTTTGTGCCATTCTATCTTCTTTATTGTTCGCGATAGCCCATATTTCTAGTGGAAGCGTTGGGCTTGTAAGCTACGATATTTTCATGATTTTTGTTGATAGTATCATCTATGCAATGATTTATAAAAAGTCTGGGAATTGTTTGATTTCTACACTTTCTCATATTCTTGGAAATGCAACAGGAATTCTTTTGCTAATGATGTATAGCTAG
- a CDS encoding DUF6892 domain-containing protein → MIINGTSLAFPLSLKDIEAALGKPDQVVKRDNKFIKYIYDNTGIVFEHSFSINNHLKKCKTYIDEEHLISTVFLYYGDFVKSMTGEKELPKQPCQAMVLSDGKSPYFFSDRHRVGDFNLILWTPYGTNFNGIAETITDTLSISYFPEIKHERESYKLKETDEELLHFDNINFKLTIIQVLMYDLRVLKPYFDIYDFAEEFSEEEIDTESIEIIQPALEYMINLPIPKKYAEQVQEIDMDGGNEIYMNLIPQWDGEDETFDLNEVGVEELRQFPNLEEATIMSSNFKQVKAVFDEAGIDVELL, encoded by the coding sequence ATGATTATTAACGGAACTAGCTTAGCTTTTCCTTTGTCCTTGAAAGATATTGAAGCTGCTTTGGGGAAGCCTGACCAGGTTGTCAAAAGAGATAATAAGTTTATTAAATACATTTATGACAATACTGGTATTGTATTTGAACATTCTTTCTCAATTAATAATCATTTAAAAAAATGTAAGACCTACATTGATGAGGAACATTTGATTTCTACAGTTTTCCTCTACTATGGCGATTTTGTAAAATCTATGACTGGAGAGAAAGAATTACCAAAGCAACCATGTCAAGCTATGGTATTATCAGATGGAAAATCTCCTTATTTCTTTTCTGATAGGCATAGAGTAGGGGATTTTAACCTTATTTTATGGACCCCTTACGGAACGAATTTTAATGGAATTGCAGAGACCATCACTGACACACTTTCTATTTCCTACTTTCCAGAGATTAAACATGAACGGGAAAGCTACAAGTTAAAAGAAACTGACGAAGAACTGCTACACTTTGACAATATAAATTTTAAACTAACTATTATCCAAGTTTTGATGTATGATTTACGAGTACTGAAACCCTACTTTGACATCTATGATTTTGCGGAAGAATTTAGTGAAGAGGAAATCGACACAGAAAGTATAGAGATTATTCAGCCGGCACTTGAATATATGATAAATCTTCCTATACCTAAGAAATATGCTGAACAAGTTCAAGAAATCGATATGGACGGAGGTAACGAGATTTATATGAATCTGATACCTCAGTGGGACGGTGAAGATGAGACCTTTGATCTTAATGAAGTAGGTGTGGAAGAATTAAGACAGTTTCCGAACTTGGAAGAAGCAACCATCATGAGCAGCAATTTCAAACAAGTCAAAGCAGTTTTTGATGAAGCTGGCATTGATGTAGAGTTGTTGTAA